A region from the Methanoculleus sp. SDB genome encodes:
- a CDS encoding ATPase, whose amino-acid sequence MKLVPDTSVVIDGRITSMIKKGEYTQATIIIPEAVIAELESQANQGREIGFSGLTELQELCQMAEEGIIELSFIGERPSLEQVKLASGGEIDALIRNVAIENDAQFITSDIVQAEVAKAKGLDVLYLRPQIGDFSPLGIDRFFDEHTIAVYLKDRVPPVAKKGTLKEMRLVNLREDPLTEHELKTMAQEILERAKRDPDGFIELEKRGITVVQIGSLRISIARRPFSDGMEITAVRPIVDIELDGYNMADVIKNRILGEKRGLLIAGPPGSGKSTLAQSIATFLADHSFVVKTMEAPRDLQVPDHITQYTTLDGSMANTAEVLLLVRPDYVIFDEMRKQEDFRIFADMRLSGVGMIGVEHAMQAQDALQRFIDRVDFSVLPQIINTIVFVNVGEIIRIYDVSLSFKVPEGMGGDLHMRPVITVTDHATRRPEFEIFRFEGENIVMPTHMIGAGPHAEPEKDEKLSWKLAEREIQREIGRFTDGYVDVRMQSDNKAIVYIDDRDVPAAIGKGGKNVASIVNKLSIGIDIKPRSELERQQAQPQESMQAPAPEGNIRIRVDKKQLSIIDPEHSGKIVDVFAGKEYLFTATVDDNGEIHLAKNSSIAQEMIRRYNEGEVIRLRPV is encoded by the coding sequence ATGAAATTAGTACCGGATACGAGCGTTGTAATAGACGGCCGAATCACCTCAATGATAAAAAAAGGTGAATATACGCAGGCAACAATAATAATACCGGAAGCAGTCATCGCAGAGCTGGAATCCCAGGCAAATCAGGGACGTGAAATCGGATTTTCAGGCCTGACGGAACTTCAGGAATTATGTCAGATGGCGGAAGAGGGTATCATCGAACTCTCGTTCATCGGAGAGCGACCCTCCCTTGAACAGGTGAAACTTGCGAGTGGGGGGGAGATCGATGCACTCATCCGCAATGTTGCCATTGAAAACGATGCACAATTTATCACGAGCGATATCGTACAGGCCGAAGTGGCAAAAGCAAAAGGTCTCGATGTCCTGTATCTCCGCCCGCAGATTGGAGATTTTTCACCGCTCGGCATCGACCGGTTTTTTGATGAGCACACCATCGCCGTATACCTGAAGGACCGGGTGCCGCCCGTCGCAAAAAAAGGAACGCTGAAAGAGATGCGTCTAGTCAACCTCCGTGAGGATCCGCTTACGGAACATGAACTCAAAACAATGGCGCAGGAAATCCTCGAACGTGCAAAACGTGATCCTGACGGATTTATCGAGCTCGAAAAACGTGGAATCACCGTTGTGCAGATCGGATCGCTTCGCATCTCCATTGCGCGAAGGCCGTTTTCCGACGGAATGGAGATTACGGCGGTACGGCCCATCGTTGACATCGAGCTTGACGGCTACAATATGGCCGACGTGATTAAAAATCGCATTCTCGGGGAAAAACGCGGTCTGTTAATCGCAGGGCCGCCAGGATCCGGAAAATCGACGCTGGCACAGAGCATTGCGACATTCCTTGCCGATCACAGCTTTGTCGTCAAGACGATGGAAGCTCCCCGGGACCTTCAGGTGCCCGACCATATCACACAGTATACCACGCTCGACGGGAGTATGGCAAACACGGCCGAAGTTCTGCTTCTTGTCCGTCCTGATTACGTAATATTCGATGAAATGCGGAAACAGGAGGATTTCAGGATTTTTGCGGACATGCGCCTCTCCGGGGTGGGCATGATCGGGGTCGAGCATGCGATGCAGGCACAGGATGCCCTCCAGCGTTTTATCGACCGCGTTGATTTCAGCGTCCTGCCCCAGATTATCAATACGATCGTATTCGTCAATGTCGGCGAGATTATACGGATCTACGACGTGAGCCTCAGCTTCAAGGTTCCGGAAGGAATGGGAGGAGACCTGCACATGCGCCCCGTGATCACGGTGACCGACCATGCGACCCGGAGACCGGAATTCGAAATATTCCGGTTCGAAGGAGAAAACATCGTGATGCCCACCCATATGATCGGAGCGGGACCGCATGCCGAACCGGAGAAAGATGAGAAACTGTCGTGGAAACTTGCCGAACGTGAAATCCAGCGGGAAATCGGACGATTCACCGACGGCTACGTCGATGTACGGATGCAAAGTGACAACAAGGCGATTGTCTACATCGATGATCGCGATGTCCCGGCCGCTATCGGAAAGGGCGGAAAGAATGTCGCTAGCATCGTCAACAAACTCAGCATTGGGATAGATATCAAGCCACGGAGCGAGCTTGAGCGGCAGCAGGCGCAGCCTCAGGAGTCAATGCAGGCGCCCGCACCGGAAGGAAACATCAGGATCCGCGTGGATAAGAAGCAGCTGTCCATTATCGATCCCGAGCATAGCGGGAAGATCGTGGACGTATTCGCCGGAAAGGAGTATCTGTTCACGGCAACGGTAGACGACAACGGCGAGATTCATCTGGCAAAGAACAGCAGTATTGCCCAGGAGATGATCCGAAGATACAATGAAGGCGAGGTAATCAGGCTCCGGCCTGTATAA